One window of uncultured Erythrobacter sp. genomic DNA carries:
- a CDS encoding TonB-dependent receptor: MRSINAGAAGSFRFSLLAGAAGFALLAPGAAFAQDTDNEDGPDAGETTSSNVIIVTASKRETTLQETPISVSVTSGETLENAQIRDVLDLQTVTPSLRVSQLQTASASTFIIRGFGNGDNNFGIEPSVGVFIDGVFRSRSAGALSDLPNVQRIEVLNGPQSTLFGKNASAGVISVVTREPQFTFGGAIEATYGNFNAMTLKGDITGPISDNIAFSIDGSYNRRDGYGTIVNLDEEINDRDRYSVRGQLLIEPSSDFRIRAIADYSKIDEVCCTVGNLVNGPTGPGIGAVGGQIPTDFFGREVFLNFVPENEVKNYGGSVQMDWETGPLSLTSITSYRELDNNFLTDIDFTSADIATETRAQQVETFTQELRIASDFDGPINFLLGGFYFDESIAQQSAIQNGSQIRNFFEILAGENPVAVLTGQPTLFNGLEQSFGFPQETIFNTPLLTQEVFFMNNTAWSVFGTVDFEPVEGLVLTGGFNYTDDEKDFGLSQQSFDPLAQVNFVDAFITQATALNPGLPTVTDRAGFQALPAAVQAGLLAAATDPAQNPLLGLAAFQFQPPFLNFPNSVEPGITNDDEFTYLLRASYEISPEVNVYASYSTGFKASSINLSRDSRPSNLDFLAGPGGSTFAAPDSAIINAGLAVPNLVSGSRFAGPEETEVYEIGVKGQWDGVGINIALFDQSIEGFQSFAFTGTGFALRNAGKQSVRGFEMDATVVPTDGLVLTFAMTHLDPLFDDFPGSVLGDLSGVRPAGIPSIAISTSATYTHEWDSGTALVTRIDYNHESNTPINNGLPTFGPNNFSREVNLVNGSMTLKLNNGLEVGIWGRNLLDAEYITTIFDSVAQAGSVSGYPNQPRTYGGLVRFKF; encoded by the coding sequence ATGCGTTCCATTAATGCCGGCGCCGCCGGGTCGTTCCGTTTCAGCCTGCTCGCAGGTGCCGCGGGTTTCGCACTGCTCGCGCCTGGCGCAGCCTTTGCGCAAGACACTGACAATGAAGATGGCCCTGATGCGGGTGAAACCACCAGCAGCAACGTCATCATCGTTACCGCTTCCAAGCGTGAAACCACGCTTCAGGAAACGCCGATCTCGGTCAGCGTGACCAGCGGTGAAACGCTCGAAAACGCGCAGATCCGCGACGTTCTCGACCTTCAGACGGTTACCCCGTCGCTCCGCGTCAGCCAGCTTCAGACAGCTTCGGCATCGACCTTCATCATTCGCGGTTTCGGTAACGGCGATAACAACTTCGGTATCGAGCCTTCGGTCGGCGTCTTCATTGACGGCGTGTTCCGTTCGCGCTCTGCCGGCGCCCTGTCCGATCTTCCCAATGTGCAACGCATCGAAGTTCTGAACGGCCCGCAATCGACGCTGTTCGGTAAGAACGCATCTGCCGGCGTCATCTCGGTTGTGACGCGTGAGCCGCAGTTCACTTTTGGCGGCGCGATTGAAGCGACTTACGGAAACTTCAACGCGATGACGCTGAAAGGCGACATCACCGGTCCGATCAGTGATAACATCGCCTTCTCGATCGACGGCAGCTACAACCGCCGCGACGGTTACGGCACGATCGTCAACCTCGACGAAGAGATCAACGACCGCGATCGTTACTCGGTACGCGGCCAGCTCTTGATTGAGCCGAGCTCCGATTTCCGCATCCGTGCAATCGCCGATTATTCGAAGATTGACGAAGTTTGCTGCACCGTCGGCAATCTCGTCAATGGTCCGACCGGACCCGGAATCGGCGCCGTAGGCGGCCAGATCCCGACCGACTTTTTCGGCCGCGAAGTGTTCCTTAACTTCGTGCCTGAAAACGAAGTGAAGAATTATGGCGGTTCGGTTCAGATGGACTGGGAAACCGGCCCGCTGTCGCTGACCTCGATCACGTCCTATCGTGAGCTGGACAACAACTTCCTCACCGACATCGACTTCACCAGCGCGGATATCGCCACCGAAACCCGTGCGCAGCAGGTCGAAACCTTCACTCAGGAACTGCGGATCGCGTCCGATTTTGACGGCCCGATCAACTTCCTGCTTGGCGGCTTCTACTTCGATGAATCGATTGCTCAGCAGAGCGCGATCCAGAACGGCAGCCAGATCCGTAACTTCTTCGAGATTCTTGCTGGCGAGAACCCCGTTGCAGTTCTGACCGGTCAGCCGACGCTGTTCAACGGGCTTGAGCAGTCCTTCGGCTTCCCGCAGGAAACGATCTTCAACACGCCGCTGCTGACGCAGGAAGTGTTCTTCATGAACAACACCGCATGGTCGGTGTTTGGTACGGTTGATTTCGAACCGGTTGAGGGCCTCGTTCTGACGGGCGGCTTCAACTACACCGACGATGAAAAGGACTTCGGTCTTTCGCAGCAGAGCTTTGACCCGCTGGCGCAGGTCAACTTTGTCGATGCCTTCATCACGCAAGCAACCGCGCTCAACCCGGGTTTGCCGACCGTCACTGATCGTGCCGGATTCCAGGCGCTTCCGGCTGCGGTTCAGGCTGGCCTGCTGGCCGCTGCGACCGATCCGGCGCAGAACCCGCTGCTGGGTCTGGCCGCGTTCCAGTTCCAGCCGCCGTTCCTGAACTTCCCGAACTCGGTTGAGCCGGGCATCACCAATGATGACGAGTTCACCTATCTGCTGCGCGCATCGTACGAGATCTCTCCGGAGGTCAACGTCTATGCGAGCTACTCGACAGGCTTCAAGGCAAGCTCGATCAACCTGTCGCGCGATAGCCGTCCTTCGAACCTCGATTTCCTCGCAGGTCCGGGTGGTTCGACTTTCGCTGCGCCTGACTCGGCGATCATCAATGCCGGTCTGGCCGTGCCGAACCTCGTTTCGGGTTCGCGCTTTGCCGGTCCGGAAGAAACCGAAGTCTACGAAATCGGCGTTAAGGGCCAATGGGACGGCGTCGGTATCAACATCGCTTTGTTCGACCAGTCGATTGAAGGCTTCCAGAGCTTTGCCTTCACCGGCACCGGCTTTGCGCTGCGCAATGCAGGTAAGCAGTCGGTTCGCGGCTTCGAAATGGATGCGACAGTCGTTCCGACCGATGGTCTGGTCCTGACCTTTGCGATGACGCATCTTGATCCGCTGTTCGACGACTTCCCCGGAAGCGTTCTTGGCGATCTTTCGGGCGTGCGTCCGGCGGGTATCCCGTCGATCGCGATTTCGACTTCGGCGACCTACACGCATGAATGGGATAGCGGCACCGCACTGGTGACGCGCATCGACTACAACCATGAAAGCAACACGCCGATCAATAACGGCCTGCCGACTTTCGGCCCGAACAATTTCAGCCGCGAAGTGAACCTGGTCAACGGTTCGATGACGCTCAAGCTGAACAACGGTCTGGAAGTCGGTATCTGGGGTCGTAACCTGCTCGATGCCGAGTACATCACGACCATTTTCGACAGTGTGGCACAGGCCGGTTCGGTTTCGGGTTACCCCAACCAGCCGCGCACTTATGGTGGCCTCGTCCGCTTCAAGTTCTGA